CGATACCGCTGCCTTCCTGCGGACACCGGGTTTGTGGGTCCGCCCGGTGCTGCTGCTTTTGCTGTGTATGACTCTGCTGCTGACCGGCGGGAGGCAACCGGTTCCGGTACAGCTGGCTCTGATCGCCGCCACGGTGTTTGCGGTGGTTCCGGCGCTGGGTGCGCTGGCGCGGCGGACCGCGATCATGCCGGGATTGGATTTGCTGCTGCCGCTGTCGCTGAGCACGGTGCGGCTGAGCCGGACGGCTTTGCCCGCAGCTGCCCTTGCACTGTGGTCCGCTCTGTTTTGCGCCGTGCTGGTGCTGCTGGGTGCCGGCAGCCCGGAGTTGATTGCTCTGGGCGCGCTGGCAGGCGTGGGGTTTGGTGCGTCGGCCGTGCGGGGAGCGTATCGGGTCCAGCCGGACTGGACGGCTCCGCCGGTGGACACCGTGTTCGGTCCGGTGCCCACGGCTCAGACCGGGGCCATGATCAGGGGTTTGGACACCACGCTGCTGGCGCTGGTTCCGCTGCTGCTGGGCTTGTTCCTGGGTTATGCCCCCGGTGTGCTCCTGCTGGCACAGGGGTTCTCCGCGGTGTGCCTTCTGATGGTGATGTACTCAAATCCGAAGTAGGCCCGAAAGGGGTCCAGGGCCGCCTAGGTCGCGACGGCCGTCAGGTCCGTGATTTCGGACGCGGCGTTATTTCGGACGGATTCCACGCCCTTCAGCGCCGATGCCTTGGACTTATAGCTTTCCGACGAGGCGATGACTTCGCCATTGCCTGCCTTCAGGCGGAACCTGTACCCGCCGGACTTGTCCTGATAGACCTCGAATTTTCCTGCCATGACTGCCTCGTTTGATCTCGGTTCCGGTGCTGCATTTTTGTGGCAATGCAGGGTAAACGACTCCCTGCATAGCGGAAGGGGCAGACGCCGGATTCACTCGGTTTCCGGCGCCGCTGCACCCGTCAGGAGGGCGGGTGAGGACCGCAGGTCAGGCGTGCTGTGAACAGGGGAACACCGCCCCTTCCAGCGTATGCCTGTCTCTGGGATTCGGCGGGGGAGAACACAAACCTTTCCTGATAGGACCCGTCGGGGCGGGGCAACCTGTCCGGCGGACGCTCACGCCGCTAGAGTTGGCAATCACCTGCAGGACGGGGGCGGGCCGATAATCCGCGTACATCCCTGCGGCCGGATAGGGAGGAACATGCGCGCCTGGTGGGTTGATGATCCCGGCCCGCTGACCGGTCCAGCTGCCGGCCGGCCGCTGGTTTGCGGCGAGCGCCCGGATCCGGTGCCGCGACCCGGGGAACTGCTGGTCCGTGTCCGTGTCTGCGGTGTTTGCCGGACTGACCTTCACCTGGCCGAAGGAGACCTGCCGCCAAAACGGCACGGGGTGATTCCCGGGCACGAAGTCGTGGGCGAGGTGGTTGGGACGGGTCCTGGCTGTACGATCTTCTCCCGGGGTGAGCGGGTGGGCATAGCCTGGCTGCGGTCCACCTGCGGCCGGTGCCGGTGCTGTCTCAGCGGGAGGGAGAACCTCTGCCTCACTCCCCGGTTTACGGGATGGGACGACGACGGCGGGTTCGCTGAGCTGGCCACGGTTCCGGAGAGCTTCGCCTACCCGCTGCCCGATACGTTCAGCGACGAGGAAGCAGCACCCCTGCTGTGTGCAG
This genomic interval from Arthrobacter sunyaminii contains the following:
- a CDS encoding YegP family protein: MAGKFEVYQDKSGGYRFRLKAGNGEVIASSESYKSKASALKGVESVRNNAASEITDLTAVAT